One genomic segment of Actinoplanes ianthinogenes includes these proteins:
- the gnd gene encoding phosphogluconate dehydrogenase (NAD(+)-dependent, decarboxylating) — MQLGLIGLGRMGGNMRERLRAAGHEVVGFDQNLDVSDATSLADLAEKLAAPRVVWTMVPSGKITEETIDALAEVLSPGDIIIDGGNSKFTDDAPRAERLAKKGIKYMDVGVSGGVWGKTNGYALMVGGDKETVAHCMPIFEALKPAGEFGFAHAGGPGAGHYAKMVHNGIEYGLMHAYAEGFEILEASEHVDNVPAIIKSWREGSVVKSWLLDLLDRALDEDPKLAGIKGYADDTGEGRWTVDEAVRLAVPAHVISASLFARFASRQDDSPAMKAVAALRNQFGGHAVKR, encoded by the coding sequence ATGCAACTCGGCCTGATCGGTCTCGGCCGGATGGGTGGCAACATGCGGGAACGACTTCGTGCTGCCGGGCACGAAGTCGTCGGATTCGACCAGAACCTGGATGTAAGCGACGCCACCAGCCTGGCCGATCTGGCCGAGAAGCTGGCCGCGCCGCGGGTGGTCTGGACCATGGTGCCCTCCGGCAAGATCACTGAGGAGACCATCGACGCGCTCGCCGAGGTGTTGTCCCCCGGCGACATCATCATCGACGGCGGTAACTCGAAGTTCACCGACGACGCCCCGCGGGCCGAGCGGCTCGCCAAGAAGGGCATCAAGTACATGGACGTCGGTGTCTCCGGCGGCGTCTGGGGCAAGACCAACGGGTACGCCCTGATGGTCGGCGGCGACAAGGAGACGGTGGCGCACTGCATGCCGATCTTCGAGGCGCTCAAGCCGGCCGGCGAGTTCGGCTTCGCCCACGCGGGCGGTCCGGGCGCCGGTCACTACGCCAAGATGGTGCACAACGGCATCGAGTACGGCCTGATGCACGCGTACGCCGAGGGCTTCGAGATCCTCGAGGCCTCCGAGCACGTGGACAACGTGCCGGCGATCATCAAGAGCTGGCGCGAGGGCAGCGTCGTCAAGTCGTGGCTGCTCGACCTGCTGGACCGGGCCCTCGACGAGGACCCGAAACTGGCCGGCATCAAGGGCTACGCGGACGACACCGGCGAGGGCCGGTGGACGGTCGACGAGGCGGTTCGTCTCGCCGTGCCGGCGCACGTCATCTCGGCGTCGCTGTTCGCCCGGTTCGCCTCGCGGCAGGACGACTCGCCCGCGATGAAGGCGGTGGCCGCGCTGCGCAATCAGTTCGGCGGCCACGCCGTCAAGCGCTGA